The Myotis daubentonii chromosome 9, mMyoDau2.1, whole genome shotgun sequence genome has a segment encoding these proteins:
- the FGF4 gene encoding fibroblast growth factor 4 yields MPGPGAATAALLPAVLLAVLAPWASRGSAAAPSAPNGTLEAELERRWESLVARSLARLPVASQPKEAAVQSGAGDYLLGIKRLRRLYCNVGIGFHLQVLRDGRIGGVHADTSDSLLELSPVERGVVSIFGVASRFFVAMSNKGKLYGSPFFTEECKFKEILLPNNYNAYECYRYPGMFIALSKNGKTKKGNRVSPTMKVTHFLPRL; encoded by the exons ATGCCGGGGCCCGGGGCGGCCACGGCGGCGCTGCTCCCGGCGGTCCTGCTGGCCGTGCTGGCGCCCTGGGCTAGCCGAGGGAGCGCCGCCGCGCCCAGCGCACCCAACGGCACCCTGGAGGCCGAGCTGGAGCGCCGCTGGGAGAGCCTGGTGGCGCGTTCGCTGGCGCGCCTGCCCGTGGCCTCGCAGCCCAAGGAGGCCGCCGTCCAGAGCGGCGCCGGCGACTACCTGCTGGGCATCAAGCGGCTGCGGCGGCTCTACTGCAACGTGGGCATCGGCTTCCACCTCCAGGTGCTCCGCGACGGCCGCATCGGCGGCGTGCACGCGGACACGAGCGACA GCCTGCTGGAGCTCTCGCCGGTGGAGCGGGGCGTGGTGAGCATCTTCGGCGTGGCCAGCCGGTTCTTCGTGGCCATGAGTAACAAGGGCAAGCTGTACGGCTCG CCTTTCTTCACGGAGGAGTGCAAGTTCAAGGAGATACTCCTCCCCAACAACTACAACGCCTACGAGTGCTACAGGTACCCCGGCATGTTCATCGCCCTGAGCAAGAACGGGAAAACCAAGAAGGGGAACCGCGTGTCCCCCACCATGAAGGTCACCCACTTCCTCCCCAGGCTGTGA